The Halosimplex litoreum genome has a window encoding:
- a CDS encoding acyltransferase produces the protein MTKRHVSLPPGGEEGIHTFIAEVDDRLSGGEDTCDVVEDVLVDLFGDREAYERWQSGGEVTPAERVRLQGYDPCNVTLESEYYAEVESMDDGEFERTKYLQWLWRQFDATPMADNVEFALRFRRMLADHLFAEVGDDCRFFKGITFTYGHNISIGDNVVVHDDVHLDDRGMLTVGDRVSISDDAHVYSHDHDVNDQTAVDNYHTIIEDDARVTYDSMVRAGVRMGENSVLAAKSIAGTDVPAHHIAAGTPAKSIAVKDGWEPVADDLEDANVDRRAERKLAYELPENLDVFDEFQRERQPPGNS, from the coding sequence ATGACAAAGCGCCACGTCTCGCTGCCGCCGGGCGGCGAGGAGGGCATCCACACGTTCATCGCGGAGGTCGACGACCGACTGTCCGGCGGGGAGGACACCTGTGACGTGGTCGAGGACGTGCTCGTCGACCTCTTCGGCGACCGGGAGGCCTACGAGCGCTGGCAGTCCGGGGGCGAGGTCACTCCCGCCGAGCGCGTCCGCCTCCAGGGGTACGACCCCTGCAACGTCACCCTCGAGAGCGAGTACTACGCCGAGGTCGAATCGATGGACGACGGGGAGTTCGAGCGCACGAAGTACCTCCAGTGGCTCTGGCGGCAGTTCGACGCCACGCCGATGGCCGACAACGTCGAGTTCGCGCTTCGCTTCCGCCGGATGCTCGCCGACCACCTCTTCGCCGAGGTGGGCGACGACTGCCGCTTCTTCAAGGGGATCACCTTCACCTACGGCCACAACATCTCTATCGGCGACAACGTCGTCGTCCACGACGACGTCCATCTCGACGACCGCGGCATGCTCACCGTCGGCGACCGCGTCTCCATCTCCGACGACGCCCACGTCTACAGCCACGACCACGACGTCAACGACCAGACCGCCGTCGACAACTACCACACGATCATCGAGGACGACGCTCGCGTCACCTACGACTCGATGGTCCGCGCCGGCGTCCGCATGGGCGAAAACTCCGTGCTCGCCGCCAAATCCATCGCCGGCACGGACGTGCCCGCCCACCACATCGCGGCGGGGACGCCGGCCAAATCGATCGCAGTCAAGGACGGCTGGGAGCCGGTCGCCGACGACCTCGAGGACGCCAACGTCGACCGCCGTGCGGAGCGGAAACTGGCGTACGAGCTGCCGGAGAATCTCGACGTCTTCGACGAGTTCCAGCGCGAGCGGCAACCGCCGGGTAACTCGTAG
- a CDS encoding DUF4097 family beta strand repeat-containing protein, protein MSPVASPSDRPGDSSPDPSRRRFLRAGAGLVGAVGLAGCVLSTEPYTERVERSFDPSGADELAVRTDSGDVTLSPGDGEAVSGTVRKESSSGEDALDEVTVEGRVEDGRLTVAPRPLDPDADVSVTLDLSVPEELAVVETSSSNGDIEAEGVAGDGTYSSANGDVDVTGVDGFVTVESTNGDLTAGDVSGLDGAETTNGDVTVDVSALREDATCRSRNGDVVAAVADDLSAAVTLETTNGDATVEGAQLTIESSGEHRVEGTIGAGEHALELRSTNGDVTLREQ, encoded by the coding sequence ATGTCCCCCGTCGCCTCTCCTTCCGACCGACCGGGCGACTCGTCGCCCGACCCGTCCCGCCGCCGGTTCCTCCGTGCGGGCGCCGGACTCGTCGGCGCCGTCGGCCTCGCGGGCTGCGTGCTCTCGACCGAACCGTACACCGAACGCGTCGAGCGGTCGTTCGACCCCAGTGGCGCCGACGAACTCGCCGTCCGGACCGACTCCGGCGACGTGACCCTCTCGCCCGGCGACGGCGAGGCGGTTTCGGGTACCGTCCGAAAGGAGTCGAGTTCCGGCGAGGACGCCCTCGACGAGGTGACTGTCGAGGGGCGCGTCGAGGACGGCCGACTCACCGTCGCACCGCGGCCGCTGGACCCGGACGCGGACGTCTCCGTGACCCTCGACCTGTCGGTCCCGGAGGAGCTCGCCGTCGTCGAGACGTCGTCGAGCAACGGGGATATCGAGGCCGAGGGCGTCGCGGGAGACGGGACCTACAGCTCGGCCAACGGCGATGTGGACGTGACCGGCGTCGACGGCTTCGTCACCGTCGAATCGACCAACGGCGACCTCACCGCGGGCGACGTAAGCGGTCTCGACGGCGCGGAGACGACCAACGGCGACGTGACCGTCGACGTGTCCGCCCTCCGCGAAGACGCGACCTGCCGGTCACGCAACGGCGACGTGGTCGCCGCTGTCGCCGACGACCTCTCGGCGGCGGTGACGCTGGAGACGACCAACGGCGACGCCACCGTCGAGGGCGCGCAGTTGACTATCGAGTCGTCGGGCGAACACCGCGTCGAGGGGACGATAGGCGCGGGCGAGCACGCGCTCGAACTCCGGTCGACAAACGGCGACGTAACGCTACGTGAGCAGTGA
- a CDS encoding sensor histidine kinase: protein MSAVLRTLRRDSAQFGMTCLWVSFTISYISFFYIFRDAREIADASLDGYLEVILLGVPTVVLLGGTVWLRDTTVDADLRPRIVRWTVGMALFFALAMYAALVVVETRFDPGEQWLILLLSVGFGASSGTVMGVFSIRSKQRERERNESIAVARRTERERSQLEYLNHYLRHEVLNEAQKINGYASLLDREVDVDGEAAVHLATIRDSSDEIAAFVGSIRTILDASDYDPDLTPVDVRAVVEAEAEQARRTNPEVSVDVRGPDGVRARAGDLCNRVFRNLLENAIEHNGDDLSIAVTVASGEEWATVRVRDDGDGIPPTARETLFDPPESGDHGYGLCLTNHLVQVYGGRLALGETGPDGTEFVVRFPLVTDGTDATAATGEKRKLTL, encoded by the coding sequence GTGTCGGCTGTGCTGAGAACGCTCCGACGAGATTCCGCACAGTTCGGGATGACGTGTCTCTGGGTATCGTTCACGATATCGTACATCTCGTTTTTCTATATATTTCGAGACGCCCGTGAGATCGCCGACGCGAGCCTGGACGGCTACCTCGAAGTGATCCTTTTGGGGGTGCCGACGGTCGTCCTGCTCGGCGGGACGGTGTGGCTCCGTGACACCACGGTCGACGCCGACCTCCGTCCGCGGATCGTCCGGTGGACCGTCGGGATGGCGCTGTTTTTCGCCCTCGCGATGTACGCCGCGCTCGTCGTCGTCGAGACGCGGTTCGACCCGGGCGAGCAGTGGCTGATCCTCTTGCTCTCGGTCGGCTTCGGCGCCTCGTCGGGGACCGTGATGGGCGTCTTCTCGATCCGGTCGAAACAGCGCGAACGCGAGCGCAACGAGTCCATAGCGGTCGCCCGCCGCACGGAGCGCGAGCGGAGTCAACTGGAGTATCTCAACCACTACCTCCGCCACGAGGTGCTCAACGAGGCCCAGAAGATCAACGGCTACGCGTCCCTGCTCGACCGCGAGGTCGACGTGGACGGCGAGGCCGCCGTTCACCTGGCGACGATCCGTGACAGTAGCGACGAGATCGCCGCCTTCGTCGGGTCTATTCGGACGATCCTCGACGCTTCGGACTACGACCCCGACCTGACGCCCGTGGACGTCCGAGCGGTCGTCGAGGCGGAGGCTGAACAGGCCCGTCGGACCAACCCCGAGGTCAGCGTCGACGTGCGCGGTCCCGACGGCGTTCGCGCCCGCGCCGGTGACCTCTGCAACCGCGTGTTCCGCAACCTCCTCGAGAACGCGATCGAACACAACGGAGACGACCTATCTATCGCGGTGACGGTCGCCAGCGGCGAAGAGTGGGCGACGGTGCGGGTCCGCGACGACGGCGACGGTATCCCGCCGACGGCTCGTGAGACACTGTTCGACCCACCCGAATCGGGCGATCACGGCTACGGACTGTGCCTCACGAACCACCTCGTGCAGGTCTACGGCGGCCGACTCGCCCTCGGCGAGACCGGACCGGACGGAACGGAGTTCGTCGTCCGATTCCCCCTCGTCACCGACGGCACCGACGCGACCGCCGCAACCGGCGAGAAGCGGAAGCTAACCCTGTGA
- a CDS encoding DUF7577 domain-containing protein — protein MEPWGWILVYLAGFTLLQLLLVRYFSEDRSLGGVSLESNEASPPQSGERGRSVGEGDARSHEGADEGGDGVRCHQCGTENADEGAYTYCHECLAQLR, from the coding sequence ATGGAACCGTGGGGCTGGATCCTCGTCTACCTCGCCGGGTTCACCCTCCTGCAGCTGTTGCTGGTCCGGTACTTCTCCGAAGACCGGTCGCTGGGCGGCGTCTCGCTGGAGTCGAACGAGGCCTCGCCACCGCAGTCGGGGGAACGCGGCCGGTCGGTCGGTGAGGGCGACGCCCGGTCGCACGAGGGAGCCGACGAGGGCGGCGACGGCGTCCGCTGTCACCAGTGTGGGACCGAAAACGCCGACGAGGGGGCCTACACCTACTGCCACGAGTGTCTGGCGCAGCTCCGGTGA
- a CDS encoding DUF7577 domain-containing protein: MDGWAFAALALGVVLCFEFVLFRYFAPDRSAPAGVDGAGEQPESGASNVTGGPVSGRGAYTECDRGADSAPTPGHTVVCGHCGAANTDAPAVVFCRSCLGRLG; the protein is encoded by the coding sequence ATGGACGGCTGGGCGTTCGCGGCACTCGCGCTCGGGGTCGTGCTCTGTTTCGAGTTCGTCCTCTTTCGCTACTTCGCGCCCGATCGGTCGGCACCGGCGGGAGTCGACGGTGCGGGCGAACAGCCAGAATCCGGTGCGAGTAACGTGACGGGCGGCCCCGTGAGCGGTCGCGGTGCGTACACCGAGTGCGATCGCGGGGCCGACTCCGCTCCGACGCCCGGTCACACCGTCGTCTGCGGGCACTGCGGGGCGGCCAACACGGACGCACCGGCGGTCGTCTTCTGCCGCTCGTGTCTCGGCCGACTGGGCTGA
- a CDS encoding RAD55 family ATPase, producing the protein MRVSSGVPGFDELVQGGLLKDRLYVVSGPPGSGKTTFSSQFITQGAKAGENCLYVTMHETKEELMQDMSGYDFGFDQVMASGKVQFLNLMTDGGKRTITQFGTEGGLTNRIVAFLEQQDIDRAVIDSTMLLQHFFNDMADEITGFLSALKQTGTTIVLISEMTDPSSYADEHYLAHGVIFFHNYLEKGGMTRGVQVIKMRGTAIDCDIRAIDFSDRGLRVRPEQKVEA; encoded by the coding sequence ATGCGCGTGTCAAGCGGCGTCCCTGGGTTCGACGAGCTGGTCCAGGGCGGCCTCCTGAAAGACAGGCTCTACGTGGTGAGCGGTCCCCCGGGGAGCGGGAAGACGACCTTCTCCTCGCAGTTCATCACGCAGGGCGCCAAGGCGGGGGAGAACTGCCTCTACGTGACGATGCACGAGACTAAAGAGGAGCTGATGCAGGACATGTCGGGCTACGACTTCGGCTTCGACCAGGTGATGGCCTCCGGGAAGGTGCAGTTCCTCAACCTGATGACCGACGGCGGCAAGCGGACGATCACTCAGTTCGGCACGGAGGGCGGGCTCACCAATCGCATCGTCGCGTTCCTCGAACAGCAGGACATCGACCGTGCGGTCATCGACTCGACGATGCTGCTCCAGCACTTCTTCAACGACATGGCCGACGAGATCACCGGCTTTCTCTCGGCGCTGAAACAGACCGGGACGACGATCGTCCTCATCTCGGAGATGACCGACCCGTCCTCCTACGCCGACGAACACTACCTCGCCCACGGCGTCATCTTCTTCCACAACTACTTGGAGAAGGGGGGGATGACCCGCGGGGTTCAGGTGATCAAGATGCGCGGGACGGCCATCGACTGCGACATCCGCGCGATCGACTTCTCCGACAGGGGGCTGCGGGTGCGGCCGGAGCAGAAAGTCGAGGCCTGA